The following proteins come from a genomic window of Montipora foliosa isolate CH-2021 chromosome 2, ASM3666993v2, whole genome shotgun sequence:
- the LOC137993643 gene encoding low-density lipoprotein receptor-related protein 6-like: MQGLSLLAAFLLSLLSSAEGIEAGCSEPCLIYSATSEINAIELSSSRSVNFAANLSRAVALDVHVKEKTIYWSDINQRIIQRMNLTTGIIEDIITDNLGIIDGLAVEWESDLIYWADYSNSRVEVASLDGNQRKILFASQVYNPRGITLYPKKGLMFWTDWSFHSPKIERASLAGLDRIVLVNLQNSSQYWPNGIFIDYTEDRVYWIDAWIDAIDSCDLNGNNRRQVASPVHPIFNMHPFDFTVYDDILYWSDWNTDSIERLNWTTAAYIGGFGILTSDRVFGVALLDNSRQPASAGNQLCKVNNGGCSHLCLLTPGGYQCACPHGLSLDSDGRKCVTGIKAGCSEPCLIYSATSEINAIELTSSRTVNFAANLSRAVALDVHVKEKTIYWSDINQRIIQRMNLTTGIIEDIITDNLGIIDGLAVEWESGLIYWADYSNSRVEVASSDGNQRKILFASQVYNPRGIALYPKKG; this comes from the exons GAATAGAAGCCGGTTGCTCCGAACCATGCTTAATTTACAGTGCAACTTCAGAGATCAACGCAATAGAGTTATCTTCTTCCAGATCAGTTAACTTTGCAGCAAACCTCAGCCGCGCAGTTGCTCTGGATGTCCACGTCAAAGAAAAAACGATTTACTGGAGCGATATTAACCAACGAATTATTCAACGTATGAACCTGACCACTGGGATAATCGAGGACATTATTACAGACAATCTCGGCATTATCGATGGTCTTGCGGTAGAATGGGAGAGCGATTTAATTTACTGGGCAGACTACAGTAATAGCAGGGTGGAAGTTGCTTCATTAGATGGAAATCAACGGAAGATACTCTTTGCATCGCAAGTGTACAACCCTCGTGGAATTACACTTTATCCAAAGAAAGG GTTAATGTTCTGGACCGACTGGAGTTTTCATAGTCCCAAAATCGAAAGAGCCAGCCTGGCAGGGCTAGATCGAATAGTGCTCGTTAACCTTCAAAACTCCAGCCAGTACTGGCCAAATGGCATTTTTATCGATTATACAGAAGATCGCGTCTACTGGATCGACGCATGGATTGACGCTATTGATTCATGCGACTTGAATGGAAACAACAGACGCCAAGTGGCGAGTCCCGTTCATCCCATTTTTAACATGCACCCCTTTGATTTCACTGTGTACGATGACATCTTGTACTGGAGTGACTGGAACACTGACTCAATCGAAAGACTTAATTGGACAACTGCAGCTTACATAGGTGGTTTCGGCATTTTGACATCTGATCGGGTTTTTGGCGTTGCATTGCTCGACAATTCAAGGCAACCAGCATCTGCAG GAAACCAACTCTGCAAAGTGAATAACGGTGGTTGCAGTCACCTTTGCCTATTGACTCCAGGTGGATATCAGTGTGCATGTCCCCATGGCTTATCGCTGGACTCTGATGGGAGGAAATGTGTGACAG GAATAAAAGCCGGCTGCTCGGAACCTTGTCTGATTTATAGTGCGACTTCCGAGATCAACGCAATAGAATTAACTTCCTCCAGAACAGTTAACTTTGCAGCAAACCTCAGCCGCGCAGTTGCTCTGGATGTCCACGTTAAAGAGAAAACGATTTACTGGAGCGATATTAACCAACGAATTATTCAACGTATGAACCTGACCACTGGGATAATCGAGGACATTATTACAGACAATCTCGGCATTATCGATGGTCTTGCGGTAGAATGGGAGAGCGGTTTAATATACTGGGCAGACTACAGTAATAGCAGGGTGGAAGTTGCTTCATCAGATGGAAATCAACGGAAGATACTCTTTGCATCGCAAGTGTACAACCCTCGTGGAATTGCACTTTATCCAAAGAAAGGGTGA